A genomic window from Schistocerca serialis cubense isolate TAMUIC-IGC-003099 chromosome 4, iqSchSeri2.2, whole genome shotgun sequence includes:
- the LOC126473205 gene encoding cuticle protein 16.5-like codes for MYKLSIVLVAVALCAVHAAPAPKASPGLLAAAPVAYAAAPVAYAAPAVVTAHSSQVVAQNFHAPLVAAAYTLPAAIHAPAAAFVL; via the coding sequence AGCATCGTGCTGGTGGCAGTGGCGCTGTGCGCCGTGCACGCGGCCCCCGCCCCCAAGGCGTCGCCCGGCCTGCTGGCGGCCGCCCCCGTGGCCTACGCGGCCGCCCCcgtggcctacgccgcccccgccgtgGTGACGGCGCACAGCTCTCAGGTGGTGGCGCAGAACTTCCACGCGCCGCTCGTCGCAGCCGCCTACACCCTGCCGGCCGCCATCCACGCGCCCGCCGCCGCCTTCGTGCTGTGA